A genomic region of Rhodanobacter sp. contains the following coding sequences:
- a CDS encoding hotdog family protein, whose protein sequence is MTPWPIAELLPHAGAMILLDAVLEHDAEHALCSRRVPAGGLFHDADGTLPAWMGVELMAQAIAAWAGCQARETGAPVRLGFLLGTRHYSCNVAAFAPGSELRVEARRDFHDDSGMGVFACRIEAPGVLAEARLTVFSPPDAGALFPSTATEPHHG, encoded by the coding sequence ATGACGCCGTGGCCCATCGCGGAACTCTTGCCGCATGCCGGCGCGATGATCCTGCTCGACGCCGTGCTTGAGCATGACGCCGAACACGCACTGTGCAGCCGCCGCGTGCCGGCCGGCGGCCTGTTCCACGACGCGGACGGCACGCTGCCCGCCTGGATGGGCGTGGAGCTGATGGCGCAGGCCATCGCCGCGTGGGCCGGCTGCCAGGCCAGGGAAACGGGCGCGCCGGTGCGGCTTGGCTTCCTGCTCGGCACGCGTCACTACAGCTGCAACGTCGCCGCGTTCGCGCCCGGCAGCGAGCTGCGTGTCGAGGCGCGACGCGATTTCCACGACGACAGCGGCATGGGCGTGTTCGCCTGCCGCATCGAGGCGCCCGGCGTGCTGGCGGAGGCGCGGCTCACCGTGTTCAGTCCGCCCGACGCCGGCGCGCTGTTCCCATCGACTGCAACGGAACCCCACCATGGCTGA
- the fabG_2 gene encoding 3-oxoacyl-ACP reductase FabG: protein MADSILVTGSSRGIGCAIALRLAQAGYDLVLHCRAKRDEADAVRAEIERMGRAARVLQFDIADRAACRAALEADVAQHGAPYGVVCNAGLARDGAFPALSDEDWDSVLRTNLDGFYNVLHPLMMPMIRRRAPGRIVCITSVSGLVGNRGQVNYSASKAGVIGAAKALAVELAKRRITVNCVAPGLIDTDMLDAEVPVEEILKAIPAQRAGTPEEVAAAVAFLMGTEAAYITRQVLAVNGGLC from the coding sequence ATGGCTGACAGCATCCTCGTCACCGGCTCCAGCCGCGGCATCGGCTGCGCCATCGCGCTGCGGCTGGCGCAAGCCGGCTACGACCTCGTCCTGCACTGCCGCGCGAAACGCGACGAGGCGGACGCCGTGCGCGCCGAGATCGAACGGATGGGCCGCGCCGCGCGCGTGCTGCAGTTCGACATCGCCGACCGCGCCGCCTGCCGCGCCGCGCTGGAAGCGGACGTGGCGCAGCACGGCGCGCCCTACGGCGTGGTGTGCAACGCCGGCCTCGCCCGCGATGGCGCCTTCCCCGCGCTCTCCGACGAAGACTGGGACAGCGTGCTGCGCACCAACCTCGACGGCTTCTACAACGTGCTGCATCCGCTGATGATGCCGATGATCCGCCGCCGCGCGCCGGGGCGCATCGTGTGCATCACCTCCGTGTCGGGCCTGGTCGGCAACCGCGGCCAGGTCAACTACAGCGCCTCCAAGGCCGGCGTCATCGGCGCGGCCAAGGCGCTGGCGGTGGAGCTGGCCAAGCGCCGGATCACCGTGAACTGCGTGGCGCCCGGCCTGATCGATACCGACATGCTGGACGCCGAGGTGCCGGTGGAAGAAATACTGAAGGCCATCCCCGCGCAGCGCGCCGGCACGCCGGAGGAAGTCGCCGCCGCGGTGGCCTTCCTGATGGGCACCGAGGCCGCCTACATCACCCGCCAGGTACTCGCCGTCAACGGCGGCCTGTGCTGA
- a CDS encoding phosphoribosylglycinamide formyltransferase has protein sequence MRMRTPSLALAALLAVAPLASQAADKTVYLSFDHAVKSAAANGKLDGSVKFYLAGNTPAGQIEVVNDNIATHKKTNAFGKSSQTSCDWAMASALISLQEAAKAAGANAVTDIVSVQNGQEYRDPQNYECRVGFLMSDVGLKAKLAKAH, from the coding sequence ATGCGCATGCGCACCCCTAGCCTCGCCCTGGCTGCACTGCTGGCCGTCGCGCCGCTGGCCAGCCAGGCCGCCGACAAGACCGTGTACTTGTCCTTCGACCATGCGGTGAAGTCCGCCGCGGCCAACGGCAAGCTGGACGGCAGCGTGAAGTTCTACCTGGCCGGCAACACGCCGGCCGGCCAGATCGAGGTGGTGAACGACAACATCGCCACGCACAAGAAGACCAACGCCTTCGGCAAGTCCAGCCAGACCAGCTGCGACTGGGCCATGGCCTCCGCGCTAATCAGCCTGCAGGAGGCCGCCAAGGCCGCCGGCGCCAACGCGGTGACCGACATCGTCAGCGTGCAGAACGGCCAGGAATACCGCGACCCGCAGAACTACGAGTGCCGCGTGGGCTTCCTGATGTCCGACGTGGGCCTGAAAGCCAAGCTGGCCAAGGCGCACTGA
- a CDS encoding isovaleryl-CoA dehydrogenase codes for MRPFPLGEEIDLLRDTVHAFAEKEIAPRATQIDHDNLFPADLWRKFGELGLLGMTVPTEYGGTGMGYLAHMVAMEEISRASGSVGLSYGAHSNLCVNNIFHNGNEAQRKKYIPKLCSGEYVGALAMSEPGAGSDVVGSMSCKAELKDGVWVANGSKMWITNGPDADVLLVYMRTAPRAAGSRCMTAFIVEKGMKGFSTAQKLDKLGMRGSNTCELVFDNCEIPAENIVGEVNEGVRVLMSGLDTERLVLSGGPIGLMQAAMDLTLPYVRERKQFNAPIGTFEIMQAKVADMYTALQSSRGFAYMVAQQFDGGVKSRIDPAACLLNASTNAVKVALEAIQSLGGNGYINEFPAGRLLRDAKLYEIGAGTNEIRRMLIGRELFHGKA; via the coding sequence ATGCGCCCCTTCCCCCTCGGCGAAGAAATCGACCTGCTGCGCGACACCGTGCACGCCTTCGCGGAGAAGGAGATCGCGCCGCGCGCCACCCAGATCGACCACGACAACCTGTTCCCGGCCGACCTGTGGCGCAAGTTCGGCGAGCTGGGCCTGCTCGGCATGACCGTCCCCACCGAATACGGCGGCACCGGCATGGGCTACCTCGCGCACATGGTGGCGATGGAGGAGATCTCGCGTGCCTCCGGCTCGGTGGGCCTGTCCTACGGCGCGCACTCCAACCTGTGCGTCAACAACATCTTCCACAACGGCAACGAGGCGCAGCGCAAGAAGTACATCCCCAAGCTGTGCTCGGGCGAGTACGTCGGCGCGCTGGCGATGAGCGAGCCGGGCGCCGGCTCCGACGTGGTCGGCTCGATGAGCTGCAAGGCCGAACTGAAGGACGGCGTGTGGGTCGCCAACGGCTCCAAGATGTGGATCACCAACGGCCCCGACGCCGACGTGCTGCTGGTCTACATGCGCACTGCGCCGCGCGCTGCCGGCAGCCGCTGCATGACCGCCTTCATCGTCGAGAAAGGCATGAAGGGCTTCAGCACGGCGCAGAAGCTGGACAAGCTCGGCATGCGCGGCTCCAACACCTGCGAACTGGTGTTCGACAATTGCGAGATCCCCGCCGAGAACATCGTGGGCGAGGTGAACGAGGGCGTGCGCGTGCTGATGAGCGGCCTCGATACCGAACGCCTAGTGCTCTCCGGCGGCCCGATCGGCCTGATGCAGGCGGCGATGGACCTCACTCTGCCCTACGTGCGCGAGCGCAAGCAATTCAACGCGCCGATCGGCACCTTCGAAATCATGCAGGCCAAGGTGGCCGACATGTACACCGCACTGCAGTCCTCGCGCGGCTTCGCCTACATGGTGGCGCAGCAGTTCGACGGCGGCGTGAAATCGCGCATCGACCCGGCCGCCTGCCTGCTCAACGCCTCCACCAACGCGGTGAAGGTGGCGCTGGAGGCGATCCAGTCGCTGGGCGGCAACGGCTACATCAACGAGTTCCCCGCCGGCCGCCTGCTGCGCGACGCCAAGCTTTACGAGATCGGCGCCGGCACCAACGAGATCCGCCGCATGCTGATCGGGCGCGAGCTGTTCCACGGCAAGGCGTGA
- a CDS encoding beta-galactosidase, whose product MQRRDFLKLSLLVPCLSASPAGAAPAGRAKLCVPDGRPHRFELSRQRFLLDGEPFRIMSGEMHPIRIPAEYWRQRIRMAKAMGLNTIAVYLMWNALEAEPGVFDLHTGSCDFAKFIRLCQEEGMWVYLRPGPYVCGEWDFGGLPPYLLRHPHIRVRDKDDADYMAAVRRYIATVAPAVRPLLAANGGPILMVQVENEYASFGKDLGYLEAIRALWEQHGVHGPFSISDGLGQIREAKTYLPGAALGLDGDTDFAAAQTIAGELPVWMGEGYPGWITHWGDKDFARGDFAGTLAVLLAEGRSFNLYVVHGGTNFGFGAGANADDDYSNFQPVITSYDYGAPIDEHGAPTADYHAFRQLIAAHTAQPLPALPAVPPMAGFAAFTPQPHAALWDNLPAAKKVDRPQPNELLFGQDHGMVLYRRAVQGGGELMVDGVRDYATVFHGGHYVDCISRVVHPKLRAGNKLPLPASHGESPLEILVDSFGHVNFGHAMADRKGLTGEVRLDGKPLEGWDAVSLPLDDAWLAALKPLQGKPARPGVFFKGMLSLAETGDCYLDMAAWTKGYLWVNGRLLGRYWNLGPQQRLYCPAPWLRDGDNEVLVFDMHRIEPAPIRSAASLSG is encoded by the coding sequence ATGCAGCGCCGCGATTTCCTGAAGCTTTCCCTGCTCGTGCCCTGCCTGTCGGCATCGCCGGCAGGGGCGGCGCCGGCCGGTCGCGCGAAGCTGTGCGTGCCCGACGGTCGTCCGCACCGTTTCGAACTGTCCAGGCAACGGTTCCTGCTGGACGGCGAGCCGTTCCGCATCATGAGCGGCGAGATGCATCCGATCCGCATCCCCGCCGAATACTGGCGCCAGCGCATCCGCATGGCGAAGGCGATGGGGCTCAACACCATCGCGGTCTACCTGATGTGGAACGCGCTGGAAGCCGAACCTGGCGTGTTCGACCTGCACACCGGCAGCTGCGATTTCGCGAAGTTCATCCGGCTTTGCCAGGAAGAAGGCATGTGGGTGTACCTGCGGCCCGGCCCCTATGTCTGCGGCGAATGGGATTTCGGCGGCTTGCCGCCGTACCTGTTGCGCCATCCGCACATCCGTGTGCGCGACAAGGACGATGCCGACTACATGGCCGCGGTGCGCCGCTACATCGCCACCGTGGCGCCGGCGGTGCGGCCGCTGCTGGCGGCGAACGGCGGGCCGATCCTGATGGTGCAGGTGGAAAACGAATACGCCTCGTTCGGCAAGGACCTCGGCTATCTCGAAGCGATCCGCGCGCTGTGGGAACAGCATGGCGTGCACGGGCCGTTTTCTATCTCCGACGGGCTGGGCCAGATCCGCGAGGCGAAGACCTACCTGCCCGGCGCCGCGCTGGGCCTGGACGGCGACACCGACTTCGCGGCTGCGCAAACCATCGCGGGCGAACTGCCGGTGTGGATGGGCGAGGGCTATCCCGGCTGGATCACGCACTGGGGCGACAAGGATTTCGCGCGCGGCGACTTCGCCGGCACGCTGGCCGTGCTGCTCGCCGAAGGACGTTCGTTCAACCTGTACGTGGTGCACGGCGGTACCAACTTCGGCTTCGGCGCGGGCGCCAACGCGGACGACGACTATTCGAACTTCCAGCCGGTGATCACCAGCTACGACTACGGCGCGCCCATCGACGAGCACGGCGCGCCCACGGCGGACTATCACGCCTTCCGCCAACTGATCGCCGCACACACGGCGCAGCCGCTGCCCGCGTTGCCGGCGGTGCCGCCGATGGCGGGCTTCGCCGCCTTCACGCCGCAACCGCATGCCGCGTTGTGGGACAACCTGCCGGCCGCGAAGAAGGTGGATCGGCCGCAGCCCAACGAACTGCTGTTCGGCCAGGATCACGGCATGGTGCTGTATCGCCGTGCGGTGCAGGGCGGTGGCGAACTGATGGTCGACGGCGTGCGCGATTACGCCACGGTGTTCCACGGCGGCCATTACGTCGATTGCATCTCGCGCGTGGTGCATCCGAAGCTGCGCGCAGGCAACAAGCTGCCATTGCCAGCGAGTCACGGCGAGTCGCCGCTGGAAATCCTGGTCGACAGCTTCGGTCACGTGAACTTCGGCCATGCCATGGCGGATCGCAAAGGACTGACCGGCGAGGTGCGGCTCGACGGCAAACCGCTGGAAGGCTGGGATGCCGTGAGCCTGCCGCTGGACGACGCGTGGCTGGCCGCATTGAAACCACTGCAGGGCAAACCTGCGCGCCCCGGCGTGTTCTTCAAGGGCATGCTGTCGCTCGCAGAAACCGGCGACTGCTACCTCGACATGGCGGCATGGACCAAGGGTTACCTGTGGGTCAACGGCCGCCTGCTGGGGCGCTACTGGAACCTCGGCCCGCAGCAACGGCTGTATTGCCCCGCGCCGTGGCTGCGCGACGGCGACAACGAGGTGCTGGTGTTCGACATGCACCGCATCGAGCCGGCGCCGATCCGCAGCGCGGCCTCGCTCAGCGGCTGA
- a CDS encoding autotransporter serine protease, translating into MKREAHGFGCREAALFVAIGLALSACGGGGGTKPTSTASSGSGGSNPPSSSTVPQPPVDAQLSLTNTYAAHAAGYTGAGVTIGVVDTGIMATNPAVAGRVLQEQIYVDPSTNNTKIDDVVGHGTWVSEIAAGAPFAGFPGGIAPGADLVSARIIDDNAGDDNGSTPPSTVTVTDAQFFGQVNAGLISAGVKVMNNSWGGITWDTTDTSVNQAFDQAYSPFVNQQGGLVVFAAGNDSQANPSTIAMLPNVAPDLAKGWLVAVAVNSNNPTQLESYSDKCGAAMNYCLAAPGDVIVLDKDTTSSTTNPTYYIVEGTSFAAPEVSGAAALVWQAYPYFSNDLVRQTLLGTADPLGGSQPNPTYGYGELDVGRAVNGPMQFNWGDVTVSFSGSSNWNNPISGAGGLIKQGDGTLNLTQPSSYTGETQVQGGTLTAMSLAGAAAISSGATLSGMSAIGGNVSNAGTLSIANTNVSMGGNYTQQTGGVLAVSLGSTLNVAGTATIAGSLLVTGTNSGYTVNSHTTVLSAQQGLTGTFSAVNAASNVLLTATPGYDANSAWLNVSQVSVTAVQGSSYTTASYGAAQRVNAAFGQINAQLTGAAANGSAVASNFIAGAATLQQSATRANLQQSLESLSGQLHAASAAMTFEAIDAGTRALTNHFDQWLSAPQHAVGAWVQNLGYQGTMSRNGYNNVAYDLNGWMVGQDFRVDGNGVAGFALSGARGLGRLAESADQGYSRAVEGMLYGGLMRGNWYAMGRFGFGSYQETMQRQVQLGGLLASVGSDDGGRYGVAYGESGYRTTLGGMGITPYASLEYAQIQRDGFNEAGGYGFGLKSAALTTARWQAGIGLRASRHWQLGRAGSLALQGRMAWQQSFGLRGEVFDASFTGVNQWAPLGGIGLARYGGVAGASLDWSMNPRSDLSLGYNQYFGQGQQATMATLNYRWSF; encoded by the coding sequence ATGAAAAGGGAAGCGCATGGGTTCGGCTGCCGCGAGGCGGCCTTGTTCGTGGCGATCGGATTGGCGCTGAGCGCCTGCGGCGGCGGCGGGGGAACCAAGCCGACCTCGACCGCTTCCAGCGGATCCGGCGGCTCGAACCCGCCTTCGTCCAGCACCGTGCCGCAGCCGCCGGTTGATGCCCAGCTTTCGCTCACCAACACCTATGCTGCACATGCCGCCGGCTACACCGGCGCGGGCGTGACCATCGGCGTCGTCGACACCGGCATCATGGCAACCAATCCTGCCGTGGCCGGCCGCGTGCTGCAGGAGCAGATCTACGTCGATCCCAGCACCAACAACACCAAAATCGACGACGTGGTGGGCCACGGCACCTGGGTTTCGGAGATTGCGGCGGGTGCCCCGTTCGCCGGGTTCCCCGGCGGCATCGCGCCGGGCGCCGACCTGGTTTCGGCGCGGATCATCGACGACAACGCGGGCGACGACAACGGCTCCACCCCGCCGTCGACGGTAACCGTCACCGACGCGCAGTTCTTCGGCCAGGTCAATGCGGGCCTGATCAGCGCCGGCGTGAAGGTGATGAACAATTCCTGGGGCGGCATCACCTGGGATACCACCGATACCAGCGTCAATCAGGCCTTCGACCAGGCCTACAGCCCGTTCGTGAACCAGCAGGGCGGCCTGGTGGTGTTCGCCGCGGGCAACGATTCGCAAGCCAATCCCAGCACCATCGCGATGCTGCCCAACGTGGCGCCGGATCTCGCCAAGGGCTGGCTGGTGGCAGTGGCGGTCAACAGCAACAACCCCACCCAGTTGGAGAGCTACTCCGACAAGTGCGGCGCGGCAATGAATTACTGCCTGGCCGCGCCCGGCGACGTGATCGTGCTGGACAAGGACACCACCAGCAGCACGACCAATCCCACGTATTACATCGTCGAGGGCACCTCGTTCGCCGCGCCGGAGGTATCGGGTGCGGCGGCCCTGGTGTGGCAGGCCTACCCGTACTTCAGCAATGACCTGGTGAGGCAGACCCTGCTCGGCACCGCCGATCCGCTGGGCGGCTCCCAGCCCAACCCCACCTACGGTTACGGCGAGCTGGACGTGGGCCGCGCGGTGAATGGCCCGATGCAGTTCAACTGGGGCGACGTCACGGTCAGCTTCAGCGGCAGCTCGAACTGGAACAATCCGATCTCCGGCGCGGGCGGCCTGATCAAGCAGGGCGACGGCACGCTCAATCTCACCCAGCCTTCCAGCTACACCGGCGAGACGCAGGTGCAGGGCGGCACGTTGACCGCGATGTCGCTGGCCGGCGCGGCGGCCATCAGCAGCGGCGCCACGCTGAGCGGCATGTCGGCCATCGGCGGCAACGTGAGCAATGCCGGCACGCTTTCCATTGCGAACACCAACGTCAGCATGGGCGGCAACTACACGCAGCAGACCGGCGGCGTACTGGCCGTATCGCTGGGCTCGACCTTGAACGTGGCCGGCACGGCCACGATTGCCGGCAGCCTGCTGGTGACCGGCACCAACTCCGGCTACACGGTGAACTCGCATACCACCGTGCTCAGTGCCCAGCAGGGGCTTACGGGCACGTTCTCTGCGGTGAATGCGGCTTCCAACGTGCTGCTCACCGCCACGCCCGGTTACGACGCCAACAGCGCCTGGCTCAACGTGAGCCAGGTCAGCGTGACCGCCGTGCAAGGCAGCAGCTACACCACCGCGTCGTACGGCGCCGCACAGCGCGTCAATGCGGCTTTCGGGCAGATCAACGCGCAGTTGACCGGTGCCGCGGCGAACGGTTCGGCGGTGGCGAGCAACTTCATCGCCGGCGCGGCCACCTTGCAGCAGTCGGCCACGCGGGCCAACCTGCAGCAATCGCTGGAAAGCCTCTCAGGCCAGTTGCATGCCGCCAGTGCGGCGATGACATTCGAGGCGATCGACGCCGGCACGCGTGCCTTGACCAACCACTTCGACCAGTGGTTGTCCGCGCCGCAGCACGCGGTGGGCGCGTGGGTGCAGAACCTGGGCTACCAGGGCACCATGTCGCGCAACGGCTACAACAACGTGGCCTACGACCTCAACGGCTGGATGGTGGGGCAGGACTTCCGCGTGGACGGCAATGGCGTGGCCGGATTCGCGCTGAGCGGCGCGCGTGGGCTGGGGCGGTTGGCCGAAAGTGCGGATCAGGGCTACAGCCGCGCCGTGGAAGGCATGCTCTACGGTGGACTGATGCGCGGCAACTGGTATGCGATGGGCCGCTTCGGCTTCGGCAGCTACCAGGAGACCATGCAGCGCCAGGTGCAGTTGGGCGGCCTGTTGGCCAGCGTAGGCAGCGATGACGGCGGCCGCTACGGTGTCGCCTACGGCGAGAGCGGTTACCGCACGACCTTGGGCGGCATGGGCATCACGCCATACGCAAGCCTGGAGTACGCGCAGATCCAGCGCGACGGTTTCAATGAGGCGGGGGGCTATGGATTCGGCCTGAAGTCGGCCGCGCTGACCACCGCGCGCTGGCAGGCCGGCATCGGCCTGCGCGCCAGCCGCCACTGGCAGCTGGGCCGCGCCGGCAGCCTCGCGTTGCAGGGGCGCATGGCATGGCAGCAGTCCTTCGGCCTGCGCGGCGAAGTGTTCGACGCCAGCTTCACTGGCGTGAACCAGTGGGCTCCGCTGGGCGGCATCGGCCTGGCGCGCTACGGCGGCGTGGCGGGTGCCTCGCTGGACTGGAGCATGAATCCGCGCAGCGACCTCTCGCTCGGCTACAACCAGTACTTCGGCCAGGGCCAGCAGGCGACGATGGCCACCTTGAACTACCGCTGGTCGTTCTGA